Genomic window (Candidatus Bathyarchaeota archaeon):
ATGGTTGATGTTTCTTCGTCTTGGGCAATTGTTGTTCCGCCTTTTTGTTTTATGGCTCTCAAGCCATTAGCGCCGTCTCTCCCCATACCAGTGAGGATTACCCCCAGAGTTTTTGACCTAAACACTTCTGCAGCTGTTTGCATCATTGGGTCAACAGCTGGACGAACAGCATGTATCGGGGGGTCTGTATTGAGGTGGATGCGTTCTTCTTTTGTTATGGTCATGTGGTAGCCTCCCTGCGCGATAAGTACGCGATTTCTGATTATGTAGTCCCCTTCTTCTGCCTCTTTCACTTCAAACTTGCAGATTCCAGCCAGTCTGTCAGCAAAGCATTTGGTGAAGGTTGGCGGCATATGTTGAACGATTAAGATTGGTGGAATTTCCTGTGGTAACGCAATAAGGATGCTTTCTAATGCTGCAGGTCCTCCTGTTGACGCTCCTATAAGAACTACACTCTTAGTTTTTGACGATATACTGGTGGGTGGAACTGGCTTGATTTTAGGTCTGAGTAGTTTTGCATGTGCTGCGGTTTTGACTTTGCTTATTAGTTCAGTTTGTACTTTAGGTAAATCAATTGAGATTGAACCTGAGGGTTTTAAGACGTAATCTATGGCGCCGTACTCGAGGGCTTTTAATGTTATATCTGCTCCTTCCTTAGTTAAACTGCTTAACATGATAACTGGAGTTGGATGGTCAGTCATGATGTGTCTTAGTGCTGTTAGACCGTCCATTTTCGGCATTGCAACATCCATTGTTATGACGTCTGGGTGAAGCTTGGGTATTGCTTCGAGGGCATCTAAACCATTGCATGAAGTGCCAACAACATTAAGTTGTGGGTCGGTAGCTAGAATGTCGCTTATTATTCTTCGCATGAAAGCTGAATCGTCAACTACGAGCACACGCATATTTGCGCCTCCTGGTAATTAAAAAAAGAAAAGATGGATAGATGATTTTATTGTTGAGTTGTTTGTGTTATTACATCGGTGTTCATCGTCATTTCTACGTTTTCGTCCTCATCAGCGGCGAGCTTCTTGAGGTCTAGGATTACTATTAGTTGTTGACCTTTTTTGCCGATACCTTTGATGAAGTTTGATGATTCATCCATTGATTTTGTGATTGCTGGTGTTTCTTCAATGTCTGATTTTGATAGCATCACTGCGTCTTCTACTGCATCCACCACTATGCCTTTAGCGCTTGATTTGTTTTCAATGATCAACATTCGACTATGTTGGTCGATTTCTTTGGGTGTCATGCCTAGTTTTATCCGCAGATCAACGATGGTGGTCACCTGTCCCCGGCGGTTGGTTACCCCCAAAATATACGGGGGTGCGCCGGGGAAAGGGGAGATTTCACCCACGCGGGTGATTTCTCGGATTTGTTCTATGCTGGCACCGTAGTGCTTGTCGTCGAGTTTGAAGATGATTATTTGTTGTTTTTCAATGTCCTTTGTGCTACTCATTTTTTGTGTCTCCTTGGATGTGGCTATTTAGAGCTTGAATTTGTCGATTTCTTTCTGCAGTTGAGATGCTACTTCAGAGAGTTTGCCTGATGTCTGTGCGAGTTGGTTCATGCTTGCTGCTTGTTGCTCCATCGCTGAGGAGTTTTCTTCGCATGCTGATGCTGATTCTTCAGAGATTGCTGAGACTTCATCGATTGCTTTAACAACTTGTTCCACTGCTAGGACTCCTTGTTCGACACCTTTGCCTACGTCAGTGAGCATTGTGTTGATTTTATCTATGGCCTCTGCAACGCTCTTTGTGCCATCTATTGCTGCTTTAACAGTTGCTGCGCCTTCGGTTGCTTCTACAGTTGATTTTTTGGAGACCTCTAGTGCTTCTTCGCCTTTCTTTTTGACCTGAGACACTGACACTAGCGTTTCGTTTGCTGCGTTACTTGACTGGTCGGAGAGTTCTTTTACTGCATCTGCGACTACTGCAAAACCGCGTCCTGCTTCTCCAGCTCTTGCTGCTTCAATTGCTGCGTTGAGTGCAAGCATTTCGGTTTGAGATGCGACGTCTGTGACCATGTTGGCTAGTTCGCCTATTTTTGCCAGTGAGGCATGCATTGATTCAACTGTTTGGGCTGTGTTCATCATGACATTTTGCATGTTCTCGATGGATGTGCTTGCCTTGCCGCTGTCTTTTTGGATTTGCCGCATGATTTCTGTTGATTGTTCACCGAATTTCATTCCTTCTGCCGCTGTTCCGCCTGTTTGTTGTAAAACGCTCGATAATGTGTTTACGTTCTTGGACACTTCTTGAGCAAGATTCGTCAGTTTTTGTGCGCCTTGAGCTATATTTTGTGTGGCTGTAGTGACTTGTTGCATTCCTGCATTAACTTCTTGAGCTGTAGAACCTACTTCTTGACTCATAGAAGCAACGGTTTCTGCACTGGTTTTGACTTTTGCAACTAAGTCTCTTATTGCCGTGACCATGTTCTTGAATGCGCCTGCGACTTCTCCTATTTCGTCTTTGGTAACTTTTGCCTGCATTGTGTGGCCAAGGTTTCCTTCTGAAATTATTTTCGCGTCTTCAATTAATGCTTTGATAGGATTCTGGAACGAGCGAATAATCAAGTATGCGACTGGTATGCTGATGCTGATTGCGGCTACAGCGAACCCTATGACCATTATGTTGGACATTGCTTGTACTGATGCTGCATTTACTACTGCCTGATTTCGAAGTAGCTCTGCTCCGCCATAGTATTTGTCTGCTTGGTTAGCGTTTCCTAAAACAATATTTCCTGCCTCCGTCATTGCGGCGTCAGCTTCTGCTTTTGCCTGTTCAGCTTCATTATATTTGTAGCCCATAGCTTTGTAGTTTAAAAAGTCCGTCTGCAATGTATTTGCATCAGTGCTTAATTGTCCCATGCCTGAAGTCATGCTTACCAACGTTGCTATCTCTCCCTCTGTTTTGGCTAATGCTGCTATCTCGGCGGCCCATGTTGCTTCTCCTGGATCTTTCATGTAGTATACGCCTAAAGGTCTCATAGCTGCGATTGCGCCTTCGACTACATCGGCTTGCACATAAACCTCACTGCCCATCTCTGCGCCGCTCTTTATGGCGGTCATCAGTGTGTTGAAGCTTTCACCAGCTTTTTTCCACACTGTTAGTGTAGAATCGCATGTTTTCTGTGCTGCGACAAATGCGTCGAATGCGGCTTCGTAATCGGTCAAGCCTTGTTCTACATCCTTAACAAGTGCTATAGTTGCTCCATCGACTGCCATTGTTTTTATTTTAGCACAGAGATCTCTGGCTTCTTTTATTGCTGCTTTAGTTGTGTCTATGTATGCTGCATCGCTTGTTAACATATAGCGCTTTTCTTCACCACGTGCGTCCAAAAGTTTTACCTGAATCTGGTCTGAGTTATCTACTAGTTCTGAAGTGGTAGCTAATTGACCCATGTTTATGTAGCTTATAACTGAAATTAGCGTAGTCAAGATCAGAACTACTGCAAAGCCTATTACAAGTTTTTTACTGATTTTCAAGTTTAATCTCATTTTTTTTCCTCCGGTGTGGGGTGTTTTTTAGCAGTTATTTTGAATGAAAAACTATAATCCCGTGTGTGAGTTGCTCGTTATACAAACCGCTTGGTGTAAGTCGCAGATTGTACAAACAATAAAAGAAGCTAGTTTGCTGGTTTAATGTGTACTCGGCATTGAATATCTAGGGGCTTGAACCGTTTGGCTGGTTCTCCACTAAGCGACTCAGTTTTTCCCATCACGAAGTACCCGCCAGGTCTTAGAACATTAAAAATGTTCATGTGGATGTGTTGCTGGCCTTCTCTTGAGAAATAAATCATGACGTTGCGGCATAATACCAAGTCAAGGTTTTGGTAAGCAAATTGTTTCATTAAGTCGTGAACGCCAAATTTAACAAGTGCTTTCACGGAGTCTTTAACCCTAAACAAGTTGCCCTCTTTGAGGAAATATTTGCTTATCATCCATCTTTCTACGCCCTCCAGATTATTGGCGCCGTAAACGCCTCTGACGGCATCTGCCAAAGTTTCCCTGTCAACGTCGGATGCAAAGATTGTTACTTTACAGTTATACTGACGTTGTTCAATAAGTTTGAGGGCTAACATCGCCAAAGAATACGGTTCCTGTCCGCTTGAGCATCCAGCGCTCCAGATTCTAACAGTTGGTTGGACAAACAGAGTGGGAAAAATGTTCTTTTCGAGAAACGCGTAAACATCTGGGTCTCTAAAGAAAGTTGTATAGTTGATAGCTAGATTTTTAAGTAGTAAATCGAACTCGCCTGGATTTTTATTTAAGTAATTTACGTATTTGCTGTAGGTTAAGGTTCCTGTCTCTTTGAGGCGGATATCAAATCTCCTTCGAACATATTCCTCTCGGTACCCATTACAATTTAGCCCTAACTTATCGTTAACCATCTTTTTTAAGCGCTCAAACGCTGCTTTCTCAAATACATCAGTTGCTGTTACCACCACGGGTGAATCGGCGTTTGTAGTTAACATTTTTACACTTCTTTACATTTTACGGGGCATTTTCAACTAGGACCTTTGATTTCTCTAACAATAGCTTCTCGAGGTCGGGGCTGGGGAAGAACAGCATCATGCATTTTGAGATTTGCGCTGTTGTCGTAAAGGAGATGTCAAAGATTACGGTTCGCTTGTACATCATGGAATTTTTAACTAGAAGTTCGTCCAAAATGGCGTCAAATGCATCTACTATCCTAATTGGTGGTGCCGGAACCAGCGTCATGGATATGAAGTCTGAAATTGCACTAAGAAAAGAACCTACTATAATGTTGGCTAACTCCTCAACTGCTGATGCTTCCAACACAGGGTCTAGGTCATCAACAGATGGTGCCATGGTCATCATGGCGGCAACTTTTCTTGCCTCTTCTGCTTCAAGCATTACCAGTATGTCGCATTCGGGTCCTACTGCAAGCCGAATGTAGAGTGCTGTTGTAGGCATTTCATGCAATCCAAATAGCTTAGGCAAGAGGTGTGCTGGGGCATCGTGGATTCTAGGCACAGTAATAAAGACTTGTTGTTGTAGGATGTCTGATAGAGCAGTTGCAGCGTGTCCAGCTCCTATGCTTGCTAGCTCTGAAAGTATTGCTAAATCTAATGATTCATTTGAGTGACTTGTGTTCCCTATACTTTGGCTTTCTATATGCCCAATTTTATTCTGGATATTAGTTTTCATAGTTGTTTTACTTCTCCGTTTAAGAGGCGGACAATCACCCGTCCTGTGGTAGCGTTAAAAGTGACTTTGCGTCCTTGCGTTCCTGCAACATCCTCTCCTAGTAGAGGTATCTTGTTTAAGCGAAGTGCGTTTTTGACAGCTTCTATGTTTTTTGTGCCGATTGCCAAGCTTTGTTGTCTTATGTTAGGGAACATGTTGGCGCCTCCTGCGATTTTGGCTGACAACACACAATCCGTTCTTGAGTTTTTGATGGCTTTTGTGAGAGCAGGAACCGCTGTGTCAGCGAACTTTGCTGGTAAGTCTTCTTGAGGGAAAACGTCTGCTTGTGGAAGCATTACGTGAGCCATTCCTCCCATTCTGCTTGATGAGTCGTATATGCAAATAGCTATGCAGGAGCCAACGCAGGCGACTAAGTGTACTGGTCTATTGTCAACTTTCATTTCAGCCATATCAACACGAATTTCTTCTAAGTCTTCCTTGTTTGCAACCTGAGCGTCTTCGGTTACACAAACACTTTGCTTGCTTTTTGTTTGAATGGTTGAAAACATTTTTGTGCTTGACAATTTGGTGCTTTCCTTTCGGTTGTCGTTTTAACCGATGTATTTGGCGAGTACTTCTATGACTTTTTGTGGTTGGAAGGGTTTGATTACGAAGTCTTTTGCTCCTGCCTTTAGCGCTTCGGTTATGAGTGATTGTTGCCCCATGCTACTACACATTACCACTTTTGCGTCTGCGTTTGTCGTTATTATTTGCTTTAGTGCTTCAATGCCGTCTTTTGCTTTTGGTGTTGGTGGCATGACTATGTCCATGAGGACTAAGTCTGGTTTTGTGTTTTGGTATTGATTGATGGCTTCTTCACCGTTTGATGCTTCTGCTATCACTTCGTGTCCTCCTTGCAGGACAATTTTTTTTAGGACAGCTCGCA
Coding sequences:
- a CDS encoding chemotaxis response regulator protein-glutamate methylesterase, with the translated sequence MRVLVVDDSAFMRRIISDILATDPQLNVVGTSCNGLDALEAIPKLHPDVITMDVAMPKMDGLTALRHIMTDHPTPVIMLSSLTKEGADITLKALEYGAIDYVLKPSGSISIDLPKVQTELISKVKTAAHAKLLRPKIKPVPPTSISSKTKSVVLIGASTGGPAALESILIALPQEIPPILIVQHMPPTFTKCFADRLAGICKFEVKEAEEGDYIIRNRVLIAQGGYHMTITKEERIHLNTDPPIHAVRPAVDPMMQTAAEVFRSKTLGVILTGMGRDGANGLRAIKQKGGTTIAQDEETSTIFGMPKAAIDEGVADKTLPLQRIPQEIMTQCQK
- a CDS encoding methyl-accepting chemotaxis protein, translating into MKISKKLVIGFAVVLILTTLISVISYINMGQLATTSELVDNSDQIQVKLLDARGEEKRYMLTSDAAYIDTTKAAIKEARDLCAKIKTMAVDGATIALVKDVEQGLTDYEAAFDAFVAAQKTCDSTLTVWKKAGESFNTLMTAIKSGAEMGSEVYVQADVVEGAIAAMRPLGVYYMKDPGEATWAAEIAALAKTEGEIATLVSMTSGMGQLSTDANTLQTDFLNYKAMGYKYNEAEQAKAEADAAMTEAGNIVLGNANQADKYYGGAELLRNQAVVNAASVQAMSNIMVIGFAVAAISISIPVAYLIIRSFQNPIKALIEDAKIISEGNLGHTMQAKVTKDEIGEVAGAFKNMVTAIRDLVAKVKTSAETVASMSQEVGSTAQEVNAGMQQVTTATQNIAQGAQKLTNLAQEVSKNVNTLSSVLQQTGGTAAEGMKFGEQSTEIMRQIQKDSGKASTSIENMQNVMMNTAQTVESMHASLAKIGELANMVTDVASQTEMLALNAAIEAARAGEAGRGFAVVADAVKELSDQSSNAANETLVSVSQVKKKGEEALEVSKKSTVEATEGAATVKAAIDGTKSVAEAIDKINTMLTDVGKGVEQGVLAVEQVVKAIDEVSAISEESASACEENSSAMEQQAASMNQLAQTSGKLSEVASQLQKEIDKFKL
- a CDS encoding response regulator, translated to MGSVLLVDDASFMRAVLKKIVLQGGHEVIAEASNGEEAINQYQNTKPDLVLMDIVMPPTPKAKDGIEALKQIITTNADAKVVMCSSMGQQSLITEALKAGAKDFVIKPFQPQKVIEVLAKYIG
- a CDS encoding chemotaxis protein CheW — its product is MSSTKDIEKQQIIIFKLDDKHYGASIEQIREITRVGEISPFPGAPPYILGVTNRRGQVTTIVDLRIKLGMTPKEIDQHSRMLIIENKSSAKGIVVDAVEDAVMLSKSDIEETPAITKSMDESSNFIKGIGKKGQQLIVILDLKKLAADEDENVEMTMNTDVITQTTQQ
- a CDS encoding chemotaxis protein CheC, with product MKTNIQNKIGHIESQSIGNTSHSNESLDLAILSELASIGAGHAATALSDILQQQVFITVPRIHDAPAHLLPKLFGLHEMPTTALYIRLAVGPECDILVMLEAEEARKVAAMMTMAPSVDDLDPVLEASAVEELANIIVGSFLSAISDFISMTLVPAPPIRIVDAFDAILDELLVKNSMMYKRTVIFDISFTTTAQISKCMMLFFPSPDLEKLLLEKSKVLVENAP
- a CDS encoding chemotaxis protein CheD, whose protein sequence is MSSTKMFSTIQTKSKQSVCVTEDAQVANKEDLEEIRVDMAEMKVDNRPVHLVACVGSCIAICIYDSSSRMGGMAHVMLPQADVFPQEDLPAKFADTAVPALTKAIKNSRTDCVLSAKIAGGANMFPNIRQQSLAIGTKNIEAVKNALRLNKIPLLGEDVAGTQGRKVTFNATTGRVIVRLLNGEVKQL
- a CDS encoding protein-glutamate O-methyltransferase CheR, with protein sequence MLTTNADSPVVVTATDVFEKAAFERLKKMVNDKLGLNCNGYREEYVRRRFDIRLKETGTLTYSKYVNYLNKNPGEFDLLLKNLAINYTTFFRDPDVYAFLEKNIFPTLFVQPTVRIWSAGCSSGQEPYSLAMLALKLIEQRQYNCKVTIFASDVDRETLADAVRGVYGANNLEGVERWMISKYFLKEGNLFRVKDSVKALVKFGVHDLMKQFAYQNLDLVLCRNVMIYFSREGQQHIHMNIFNVLRPGGYFVMGKTESLSGEPAKRFKPLDIQCRVHIKPAN